In one window of Flavobacterium ginsengisoli DNA:
- a CDS encoding SIMPL domain-containing protein encodes MKKLVLFLTIMFMTMSYGQEIKQVPLINVNGEGKVKVAPDQVCISASVETKGNNAKDVKKQNDEKMDAVLKFIKKMNIPTADFKTKQVALNPQYDYEKKKTSYNAVQTVEIVVKDLAKYDELMEGLVQQGINRIDRVSFESSKLTQYESEARKLAMKDAKTKAEEYVSVLGQKVGKAFTISDNSQVYRPQPVYAAMRMKEADSMGASNETLAIGEIEITANVSVSFVLD; translated from the coding sequence ATGAAAAAACTAGTATTATTTTTAACAATCATGTTTATGACTATGTCTTACGGCCAAGAAATCAAACAAGTACCTCTAATTAATGTTAATGGAGAAGGAAAAGTAAAAGTAGCACCTGATCAAGTTTGTATTTCAGCTTCTGTTGAAACAAAAGGGAATAATGCTAAAGACGTTAAAAAACAAAACGACGAAAAGATGGACGCTGTTTTAAAATTCATCAAAAAAATGAATATTCCAACAGCAGATTTCAAAACAAAACAAGTAGCTCTTAATCCGCAGTACGATTATGAGAAAAAGAAAACTTCTTACAATGCTGTACAAACTGTAGAAATTGTAGTGAAAGATTTAGCTAAATACGACGAGTTAATGGAAGGTTTGGTTCAGCAAGGAATCAATAGAATTGACAGAGTTTCTTTCGAATCATCTAAATTAACGCAATATGAGTCTGAAGCTAGAAAATTAGCTATGAAAGATGCTAAAACTAAAGCAGAAGAGTATGTGTCTGTTTTAGGGCAAAAAGTGGGTAAAGCTTTTACAATTTCTGATAATTCTCAAGTTTACCGTCCACAACCAGTGTACGCCGCTATGAGAATGAAAGAAGCAGATTCAATGGGAGCTTCAAATGAAACTTTAGCAATTGGCGAAATCGAAATTACAGCAAATGTTAGCGTAAGTTTTGTATTAGACTAA
- a CDS encoding sensor histidine kinase, with amino-acid sequence MISTILRNLLSNAIKFTDKNGEIKVKLIKTNQKVEISITDNGIGVPDSIKEKLFKINGKVLQKGTENELGSGLGLLLCKEFVNIHQGKIWVESELGKGSTFKFTLPIKVL; translated from the coding sequence ATGATTAGCACTATTTTGAGAAATTTACTTAGCAATGCGATTAAATTTACTGACAAAAACGGCGAGATAAAAGTGAAGCTTATCAAGACAAATCAAAAAGTAGAAATTTCGATTACGGATAATGGAATTGGAGTTCCTGACAGTATAAAAGAAAAGCTTTTTAAAATCAATGGAAAAGTACTGCAAAAAGGAACAGAAAATGAACTAGGAAGCGGACTCGGATTGTTACTCTGTAAAGAATTTGTAAATATACATCAAGGAAAAATTTGGGTAGAAAGTGAACTTGGTAAAGGAAGTACATTCAAATTTACTCTTCCAATAAAAGTTCTTTAG